In the Campylobacter sp. RM6914 genome, one interval contains:
- the murJ gene encoding murein biosynthesis integral membrane protein MurJ, which produces MFIKGFFSNSAGIMLSRVLGLLRDLLSASILGAGLFSDLFFVAFKIPNLFRRIFGEGAFTQAFLPNFSKAKKKGIFAAEIFLKFLFFIGILTLAVNLFTEYFIRIIASGLSDEAILEAVPLVNINFYYLGLIYIVTFMGSLLQYRGHFATTAFSTALLNIAMIVALLLSRNQIEKIVAYYLSFGVVIGGVLQVLAHIIAMKINGIGKLFVGGLKAYTQKKRANVKGFFINFYHGLLGSSAMQISAFMDTWLASFLAAGSISYLFYANRIFQLPLAIFAIALTQALFPKITKLLKEKDEKNALIWTKKSFYVLLSVLSLATIGGVMLSEFIVWLLFERGNFTRQNTIECAQVLSAYMLGLTPFGLAKIFSLWLYAKMQQKLAAKISIICLVVNLALAVILMQFLAASGLALASSIGGFLQLILYIHAFGWSKFLDIIELKKISLILLACTVLIVILQFLKEFFNANF; this is translated from the coding sequence ATGTTTATAAAAGGCTTTTTTTCAAATTCCGCAGGCATTATGCTGTCGCGTGTTCTTGGGCTTTTGCGCGATCTTTTAAGCGCTTCTATATTGGGCGCAGGACTTTTTAGTGATCTATTTTTTGTTGCATTTAAAATACCTAATTTATTTCGCAGGATATTTGGCGAAGGTGCTTTTACGCAGGCGTTTTTACCAAATTTTAGCAAAGCAAAGAAAAAAGGTATATTTGCAGCAGAAATCTTCTTAAAATTTTTATTTTTTATAGGCATTTTAACTCTTGCGGTTAATCTTTTTACCGAGTATTTTATACGTATAATCGCAAGCGGCCTAAGTGATGAAGCAATACTTGAAGCAGTGCCTTTGGTAAATATAAATTTTTACTACCTTGGTTTAATATACATAGTTACTTTTATGGGTTCGTTGCTTCAATACAGAGGGCACTTTGCAACGACCGCCTTTTCTACGGCACTTTTAAATATAGCAATGATCGTCGCCCTACTCTTATCTCGCAACCAAATCGAAAAAATAGTTGCTTACTATCTAAGTTTTGGCGTTGTAATAGGTGGTGTTTTACAAGTTTTAGCACATATCATTGCTATGAAAATAAACGGTATCGGCAAGCTTTTTGTCGGTGGCTTAAAAGCTTATACTCAAAAAAAACGAGCAAATGTCAAAGGATTTTTTATAAATTTTTACCACGGGCTACTTGGCTCATCAGCTATGCAAATAAGTGCTTTTATGGATACTTGGCTAGCTTCGTTTTTAGCGGCAGGCAGTATCAGTTATCTGTTTTACGCAAACAGAATTTTTCAACTTCCGCTTGCGATATTTGCCATTGCACTCACGCAAGCTCTTTTTCCAAAGATAACAAAACTCCTTAAAGAAAAAGACGAAAAAAACGCACTTATCTGGACTAAAAAAAGCTTTTATGTGTTATTATCCGTACTTAGTTTAGCTACTATAGGCGGCGTAATGCTTAGCGAATTTATAGTTTGGCTTTTGTTTGAGCGTGGAAATTTTACAAGACAAAACACGATAGAGTGCGCACAAGTCTTAAGTGCATACATGCTAGGACTTACCCCTTTTGGCTTGGCTAAAATTTTTTCCCTTTGGCTTTATGCTAAAATGCAACAAAAATTAGCCGCTAAAATTTCTATAATCTGCCTTGTAGTAAATCTCGCATTAGCAGTCATTTTAATGCAGTTTTTAGCCGCTAGCGGTTTAGCTCTAGCAAGCTCGATAGGTGGCTTTTTGCAGCTTATTTTATATATCCATGCTTTTGGATGGAGCAAATTTTTAGATATAATCGAACTTAAAAAAATCTCTCTCATACTCTTAGCTTGCACTGTTTTGATAGTGATTTTACAATTTTTAAAGGAATTTTTTAATGCAAATTTTTGA
- a CDS encoding flagellar assembly protein A, which yields MSENIKEQENFLAPIQIETDSPYVYMRKLSADHGIPVEFIDFRIQNIVTSYTNEENLEPVVLNEDELKIFDDDEFFLDTKLHITQNYHLEFYDKRLEEPIKLPKISIGVNSLVTKIIVKVHRSNECKYVLGYEKIMFDYIAKQLMKAQILIGIRMGDAKEELLRIASILRVKDMIDTERTFTLTSGINPVKSIDAQTIYHYKTKFDNEENKDKIDYASRGFLLGVMEDELIIEQLKPKNGSNGRDVRGKFIYVPEAKVDGEPEINITPNIIRTEDEVSVKFTAKTSGYVIEDKGVYDIQDHLEINEINFKNTGSVQTGLDSNVTLVVKETDAVKDAIGTGVVVEANEVEIKGNVASNAVVKANRVVIGGQTHAKAKIYAKDANIGIHIGYVEGDDVSIDRLENGSVVGKNVTVKSVIGGSITAENIYVETLGSNCTLTAQNLIEVKYLRGTNNRFIIDTGRIKDDSEEDMQTYVKHIEELRAELVSIKKHLGVKKNIIDENRNSIYLIKTKVEELTKSKVIPPVTFMKKLKEYQELVTEYNSLLKEHKDKKELILTLKEKLNAMQNSIFEAKIINRSTWIDLNEIKFILVDPPQNITYSTKQNEMARVISLEKVENEDGETEYKIKRSNRLEEFEQKQKQEKE from the coding sequence TTGAGCGAAAACATAAAAGAGCAAGAAAATTTTCTAGCTCCAATACAAATAGAAACAGATTCTCCGTATGTCTATATGCGCAAACTTAGTGCGGATCACGGCATACCTGTAGAATTTATTGATTTTCGCATACAAAACATCGTAACTTCTTATACTAACGAAGAAAATTTAGAACCGGTAGTGCTTAATGAGGACGAGCTTAAGATATTTGATGATGATGAATTTTTCTTGGATACAAAGCTTCACATTACTCAAAACTACCATTTGGAATTTTATGATAAACGTTTGGAAGAGCCTATAAAACTTCCTAAAATTTCTATCGGAGTAAACAGCCTTGTTACTAAGATCATAGTCAAGGTTCATAGAAGTAACGAATGCAAGTATGTGCTCGGATATGAAAAGATAATGTTTGACTATATTGCCAAGCAACTTATGAAAGCCCAAATTTTGATAGGTATCAGAATGGGTGATGCAAAAGAAGAGTTGCTTCGTATAGCGTCTATTTTACGTGTAAAAGACATGATAGATACTGAACGAACTTTTACCTTAACAAGCGGTATAAATCCCGTAAAATCGATCGATGCTCAAACTATATATCATTATAAAACTAAATTTGATAACGAAGAAAACAAGGACAAGATAGACTACGCTAGTCGCGGGTTTTTGCTTGGTGTTATGGAAGATGAGCTGATAATAGAGCAACTAAAGCCAAAAAATGGCTCAAACGGACGTGATGTAAGGGGTAAATTTATATATGTCCCAGAAGCTAAAGTCGATGGTGAACCTGAGATAAATATAACTCCAAATATCATCCGCACAGAAGATGAGGTCTCGGTTAAATTTACGGCAAAAACCTCTGGTTATGTAATAGAAGATAAAGGCGTTTACGACATACAAGATCACCTTGAGATAAATGAGATAAATTTTAAAAACACAGGTTCTGTTCAAACCGGACTTGACTCAAACGTAACCCTTGTCGTAAAAGAGACAGATGCTGTAAAAGATGCCATCGGAACAGGTGTAGTCGTGGAGGCTAACGAGGTTGAGATAAAGGGCAATGTCGCCTCAAATGCCGTTGTAAAAGCAAATCGCGTGGTTATAGGCGGGCAAACTCATGCAAAGGCTAAAATTTACGCAAAAGATGCCAATATAGGCATACATATAGGGTATGTTGAGGGCGATGACGTGAGTATCGATAGGCTTGAAAATGGTAGCGTCGTTGGCAAAAATGTAACGGTTAAAAGTGTCATAGGTGGTAGTATAACTGCTGAAAATATCTATGTAGAAACACTTGGCTCAAACTGCACATTAACTGCACAAAATTTAATAGAGGTAAAATACCTTCGCGGAACGAATAATAGATTTATCATCGATACTGGCAGGATCAAAGATGACTCTGAAGAAGATATGCAAACTTATGTTAAGCATATAGAGGAGCTTCGAGCCGAGCTTGTATCGATAAAAAAACATCTAGGTGTTAAGAAAAACATTATAGATGAAAACAGAAATTCTATCTATCTCATAAAGACCAAGGTTGAAGAGCTTACAAAGTCAAAGGTTATACCTCCGGTTACATTTATGAAAAAGCTAAAAGAGTATCAAGAATTAGTAACCGAGTATAACTCTTTATTAAAAGAGCACAAAGATAAAAAAGAGCTGATACTTACTCTTAAAGAGAAGCTTAATGCTATGCAAAACAGCATTTTTGAAGCAAAGATAATCAACCGAAGCACTTGGATAGACTTAAATGAGATCAAATTTATATTAGTTGACCCCCCTCAAAATATCACATACTCTACAAAACAAAATGAAATGGCTCGCGTTATAAGCCTAGAAAAGGTAGAAAATGAAGACGGCGAGACAGAATACAAAATAAAAAGGTCAAATCGCTTGGAAGAATTTGAGCAAAAACAAAAGCAGGAAAAAGAATGA
- the ruvA gene encoding Holliday junction branch migration protein RuvA, translating to MIKAIEGVITKKDPGFVVLKTLSGISYGVFISLFCSAKLESGTKIELNITQIIREDANLLYGFLDINEQKMFEMLIKLSGIGASTAMAVCSSLTPNGFTNAVLNGDADTIKQVPGIGPKTARRIIAELSDAKLISEESVPSHQSEALLALEALGFKREKIVKILPECKSLNTSDLIKEALKKLA from the coding sequence ATGATAAAGGCTATAGAGGGTGTAATAACTAAAAAAGACCCCGGTTTTGTGGTATTAAAAACACTTAGCGGGATTAGTTATGGGGTGTTTATATCGCTGTTTTGTTCTGCAAAACTTGAAAGTGGAACCAAGATAGAACTAAATATCACTCAGATTATTAGAGAAGATGCAAATTTACTGTATGGATTTTTAGACATTAACGAACAAAAGATGTTTGAAATGTTGATAAAACTTAGCGGAATAGGCGCATCAACGGCAATGGCGGTTTGTTCAAGTCTTACTCCAAATGGCTTTACAAATGCCGTGTTAAACGGAGATGCCGACACGATAAAGCAAGTCCCAGGTATAGGTCCAAAGACTGCTCGTAGAATAATTGCAGAGCTAAGTGACGCAAAACTAATAAGCGAAGAGAGTGTGCCAAGTCATCAGTCAGAAGCACTACTTGCGCTTGAAGCGCTTGGCTTTAAAAGAGAAAAAATAGTTAAAATTTTACCCGAGTGCAAGAGTTTAAATACTAGCGATCTTATAAAAGAAGCACTTAAAAAATTAGCATAA
- a CDS encoding D-alanine--D-alanine ligase has protein sequence MKLGIVFGAKSYEHEISIISAIVLKNILKQELTFVFCDGERDFYLIEKDDMRANFFSTGKYKKCKKLFLSQGGFYTHSLFGVKKLETEIYINLIHGMDGEDGKIASLFDFYGIEYIGPRLEASVLSFNKELTKFLAKKANVKTLEYEVIKRGKLPTINFPFILKPLRLGSSIGVGVVKDESELEYAQDVAFEFDDEVLVEPFIKGVKEYNLAGCKINGEIKFSIIEEPRKKEFLDYEQKYLSFSNENKVAKAEISKELEDELKSAFAKIYECGFDGALIRCDFFVIDDKVYLNEINPNPGSLANYLFDDFEGVLNELANSLTKPKNIKVDYKFLNSIVHSKGSKV, from the coding sequence ATGAAATTAGGTATAGTTTTTGGGGCTAAAAGTTACGAACATGAAATAAGCATAATAAGCGCTATCGTGTTAAAAAATATCTTAAAGCAAGAGCTTACTTTTGTTTTTTGCGATGGGGAGCGTGACTTCTACCTTATAGAAAAAGACGACATGAGAGCGAATTTCTTTAGCACAGGCAAGTATAAAAAATGTAAAAAACTATTCTTGTCTCAAGGCGGATTTTACACACATTCACTCTTTGGTGTAAAAAAACTTGAAACCGAAATCTATATAAATCTTATCCACGGCATGGATGGTGAAGACGGCAAGATAGCGTCGTTGTTTGATTTTTACGGTATCGAGTATATAGGGCCTAGACTTGAGGCTAGCGTGTTGAGTTTTAACAAAGAACTTACTAAATTTTTAGCTAAAAAAGCTAATGTCAAAACGCTTGAATACGAGGTTATAAAAAGAGGCAAGCTTCCTACTATAAATTTCCCCTTTATCCTAAAGCCGCTTAGGCTAGGAAGTAGTATCGGAGTTGGCGTCGTAAAAGATGAAAGTGAACTTGAATACGCACAAGATGTCGCATTTGAATTTGACGATGAGGTCTTAGTCGAGCCTTTCATTAAGGGTGTTAAAGAGTATAATTTAGCAGGCTGTAAGATAAATGGTGAGATTAAATTTTCTATCATTGAAGAGCCAAGAAAAAAAGAATTTTTAGACTATGAACAAAAATATCTTAGCTTTTCAAATGAAAACAAAGTCGCTAAAGCTGAAATTTCAAAAGAGCTCGAAGATGAACTAAAGTCGGCATTTGCAAAAATTTACGAGTGCGGGTTTGATGGAGCGCTTATACGTTGCGACTTTTTCGTTATAGATGATAAAGTGTATTTAAATGAGATAAATCCAAACCCTGGAAGCTTGGCAAACTATCTTTTTGATGACTTTGAGGGTGTTTTAAATGAGTTGGCAAATTCACTTACAAAACCAAAAAACATCAAAGTTGATTATAAATTTTTAAATTCAATAGTGCATTCAAAAGGCTCAAAAGTATAA
- a CDS encoding type II toxin-antitoxin system Phd/YefM family antitoxin has protein sequence MTTFSKDEIYTATEVVRNFSSILTRISKNEIKRAVIVKNNKFEAVLLNMSEYERLEKAVAVLEAIYSSKKRENNGE, from the coding sequence ATGACTACGTTTAGTAAAGATGAAATTTATACCGCAACCGAGGTTGTGAGAAATTTTAGCTCTATCCTAACAAGGATAAGCAAGAACGAGATAAAACGCGCGGTTATCGTAAAAAACAACAAATTTGAGGCTGTTTTATTAAACATGAGCGAATACGAACGTCTGGAAAAAGCGGTAGCCGTCCTAGAGGCTATTTATAGCTCTAAAAAGCGAGAAAACAATGGCGAGTAA